From the Sylvia atricapilla isolate bSylAtr1 chromosome 12, bSylAtr1.pri, whole genome shotgun sequence genome, the window CTCCAGAGAAGCAGTTTCTGGTCGTGGTTCAGCTCAGGACAAACCCAAGACAAACCAGAATAAAAGGGCAGCCCCTGTCTCCAGGCTGAAGACAGGCACAGAGGCTTGTCATAACAAGTTTTGGttctgaaacacagaacaaCTTAGGTTTTCTCCATCCTGTCTGGTTCTGTAGCCCAGGAGTCCCTGCAGAGCCAGTCTGGTTGGGTCCCTCTCCTGCTGGCCTTGCTACATGAGTACACAACCAGCAACTCCCACTGGCAGCCATACTTCTCCCTCTGGCAGGACTTCCGGAGCCTGGACCACCCCATGTTCTGGTAAGGTGAACGCAGGGGGGCTTGGGGAGGCTCAGTCTTACAGCTGAAGGCAGGCACAGGCCAGGGGCCACTGAGTGTTGTCCTGGGAAGGGATGTGGTCCTGCTGGGTGACCCCAACCCTCTGTTCTAGCCCTGTGCTAGCACGGGAGGAGCCTGAGGGGCTCTCCTGGAGCTATATTACAGGAGAGCACGGGAAAGCTGAGAATTTTAAGGAGGAAAGAGTTTATAGACCCTTGGCCCTagcacagagagagaagaaCCTGTTTTTCTTGCAACAGGCCTCAAGAAGAGCGAACAAggctcctgcagggcacaggcatCCCAGAAGCTGTGGACAAGGATCTAGCTAACATCAACCTGGAGTACAACTCCATTATCCTGCCATTCATGGAGACCCACCCCGACATCTTTGACCCCAAACTGCACACTCTGGAGCTGTATAAGGAGCTGGTGGCATTTGTTATGGCTTACAGGTGAGAAGCGAGGGCTTTGTTCCAGGCAAGGATTATGGACAAGGAAGTAGGGGTACAGGTGATGTTAGAGGTTGCAACTGCACAAGAAACCAAGTGTAAGGTGAAGCTTGCCCTGTGCAGCCATGTGTATACCACTGGCTTGTCTTAGCTTTCAGGAAcctttggaggaggaggaggaagatgagaagGGGCCAAATCCTCCCATGATGGTGCCTGTAGCAGATATTTTGAACCATGTGGCCAACCACAATGCCAACCTGGAATACTCTCCTGTGAGTACaaagctgctgtgccaggcattGTCACAGCTTACTTCTATTTTAGTAAGACCTTTGGGAATGGGGGAACAGCAGGGTGAGGTCTCAGCCCATGGCAGCAAGTCTGGCCTAGATCTCATTAATACAAAGCCCTGCTGCATGTTTGGTGTGTTTGTTAGGAGGAACTCAGGATCATCTGAACTCTGAAAGCCTTAGCTGAGCAGTCAGATCAGCACAGCTCACatgctttcctctccctgcttgTAGCAATGTTTGCGGATGGTTACAACGCAGCCCGTGGGGAAAGGACAGGAGATCTTCAACACATATGGGCAGATGGCCaactggcagctgctgcacatgTATGGCTTCGCAGAGCCCTACCCCGGCAACACCCACGACACGGCTGACATCCAGATGGTGACACTGCGCAGGGCGGCGCTGCAGCGTGAGTGGcaccccagcccctctgggagAGGATGGTTACAACTCCCCTCTGAGAGGGCAGGGATCTCTGTTAAATAGGGATGACATGAAAAATAAGCTTGTTCCACAGTATTTCAGGGGGTGGGGCTGTGCCTTGGTTTTCTGCCTCCTGTTTCCCCTTCTCtgttccccttccccctccagTGCCATCCTCGGCTGCGTTCACAGCTCTACTGTCTTCAAAACAGGTGCCAAAAGTgaagctcagcagcagctggtctCAGAGCAGTGGGACTTCTTGTGTCAGTTGGAGATGGTGGGGGAGGAAGGTGCCTTTGTGCTTGGCTGGGATGAGGTGCTGACAGAGGAAGAGCTGTCCATGACCCTCAAGGTAAAAATGGCCAGGTGGGAAAAGAGCTGCAAATGGGAGCACAGAGTGCAGCTGGGCAAATCAGCAGAGCAGAATGGTTCAGTGGACAAGTACCTGAAGGCAGTTTGGCATTAACAGTCCTGTGTGAACAGTGGTAGGGGGTGTGGCTGCCCAGTTCGCAGGTGCTGTTAAGTCGTCTTCCTCTTCTGAAGTAGCCATTCATGTGTACTCACATATTTGTCTTAAATGGCTCCTTGGCCACTGCTGTTCTAGAAAGCTGTCACAACTTTGTAGGTAACAGCTGAGATACTTTATGAGACTTCCCAATACTCACATAAGAACATTAAAACAGATCTGCTGTTTTAATATTCTTCTAACCCACAATTACTTGCATGTAGGTATCTAAGCCAGTTTTAGTCTCTTAACCTTTAGTGCAGCCGAAGAATTACTCGGCTGCTCCGTGTGGCTCTTCTGTGCCACAGAGGAGAAAGCCTGATGTACTCACACTGCCACTGACTTATCCCTTTGCCTGGGTCACTACAGGTGCTCTGCATGTCAGAAGAAGAATTCAAGGAGTATAAGGAGCAAGATGGCTGGGAAGATgacagtgaggaagaggaaaactCTACTCTTTCAAATGAGGCACTCTCCAGACTTAAAACCCCTTGCAAGAAGCTCCTTTATGACAGTGTGCTGCTGACCCTGGAGTCCTATGGGACAGAcctgaaagcagagcaggacttGCTAAATAACAAGGAGGCTTATGAGAAACTGAGTCGAAGGGAGCAGCAAGCGCTGCACGTGCGCTACGGACAGAAAAGGATCTTGCATCAGCTGCTAGAGCTGGTACAATAGAAACCTCAGTGCCTCTGGACAGGACCTAGCTGGGGCTGATCCTGAGGGAAAGGTCAGCCTCTGGCCATCTCTTCTGTGGCAGAGAGAACAGATGGCAAGACTGACTACAGGTCCATTTGGCTCTCATACAGCATATGGATTTTTAGCTACCTCTACATAAAGAAGCATCTTCACAGCACAAAGTTGGTTTTGAGTGGCCTTATTGTACTATGAGAGCTCTGGAGCACAAATACCACCTCTTTCCAGAGGCCATAAGAAACCCCAGCCATCCTAATAGCTCTTTTAGGAAGGCAGACATGCTGCCAGAACTGCAGAGGATTCCCTCATTCAGCATGAGAAATTTAAGGCAAAAGCTGCTCCTTGTCCAGATTAAGAAGGCAGAGATCCAGCTGGTAGCTCTTACCTTGGAGAGGTTCAGAGTAAATATATGTCAGCTGGACCTGCTGACAACACTAAACTCTTCATCTGTACATATTTTATGTtgaacattttcaaaagtaCAGGTCCGTCTAGCTGGTCTTCATGTAGGCTcagtataaaaattatttccttttatttccacaaAAGGTATTTCTGTATCAGCTTGAGACTACTCTGGAGGAGCACTGTCACATTTctacagctgctgcaggttgAGAATTTGATACATACCCTCTGCTTAATGCAGTTCTACCCTGAACTCACTTTGGTTTTGCAGCTCAAAACACTTGACAGTTGACAGGCCAAGctcta encodes:
- the SETD6 gene encoding N-lysine methyltransferase SETD6 isoform X2, whose product is MASAPKRFKAAVESDAQGKSSADPLSGFLAWCGQAGVELNPKVRHSRSARACLRSALVSSLCASPLPPAPGPPEQGGRGGGVRDVGRRGAGGGRGAVHYPSHGATVPAHHLHPRTLAGRPQEERTRLLQGTGIPEAVDKDLANINLEYNSIILPFMETHPDIFDPKLHTLELYKELVAFVMAYSFQEPLEEEEEDEKGPNPPMMVPVADILNHVANHNANLEYSPQCLRMVTTQPVGKGQEIFNTYGQMANWQLLHMYGFAEPYPGNTHDTADIQMVTLRRAALQRAKSEAQQQLVSEQWDFLCQLEMVGEEGAFVLGWDEVLTEEELSMTLKVLCMSEEEFKEYKEQDGWEDDSEEEENSTLSNEALSRLKTPCKKLLYDSVLLTLESYGTDLKAEQDLLNNKEAYEKLSRREQQALHVRYGQKRILHQLLELVQ
- the SETD6 gene encoding N-lysine methyltransferase SETD6 isoform X1; its protein translation is MASAPKRFKAAVESDAQGKSSADPLSGFLAWCGQAGVELNPKVRLSREGAVAGYGMLAAEELEAGEVLFTIPRTALLSQHTTSIHALLQEAQESLQSQSGWVPLLLALLHEYTTSNSHWQPYFSLWQDFRSLDHPMFWPQEERTRLLQGTGIPEAVDKDLANINLEYNSIILPFMETHPDIFDPKLHTLELYKELVAFVMAYSFQEPLEEEEEDEKGPNPPMMVPVADILNHVANHNANLEYSPQCLRMVTTQPVGKGQEIFNTYGQMANWQLLHMYGFAEPYPGNTHDTADIQMVTLRRAALQRAKSEAQQQLVSEQWDFLCQLEMVGEEGAFVLGWDEVLTEEELSMTLKVLCMSEEEFKEYKEQDGWEDDSEEEENSTLSNEALSRLKTPCKKLLYDSVLLTLESYGTDLKAEQDLLNNKEAYEKLSRREQQALHVRYGQKRILHQLLELVQ